GGCGTCTCCTTGCCCAGGAACATGAGAGGCAGTGCCTCCACGTCCTCGGCGCAGGAGAGGTACACGTGGATCATGGTGATGAGGATGAACACCCACATGATGAAGTAGTGGGCCATCCGCATGACCATCAGGCCGCCGACGGCGTCAGTGAGGCCGGCGAAGACCTGGTCGGTGGGGCCGTAGATCGCGAAGCCCGTGATGCCCTGGAGGACCAGAAACACCTGCATGGCGACGTACGCCAACTTCTGCAGGGGGTTGTACTTGCCCGTCCTCGGGTGCTTCTTCACGACGAACAGGTAGTACCCGATCGTCCGAAGGAACTTGCCCTTGTTCTCGGGCTGGGGGATCCAGTTGATCCAGTCCGGGGCGACCTCACGGGTGCCCTTCACGTTCGCGTCCCTCAACGTGAAGACCAGGACGAACCTGATCACCAGGTTGATCAGCACGAGCCACATGCACACGAAGTGCAGCGAACGCATGAGCTCCATGCTCGCGGTCGAGAACGGGAAGTGGATGAAGAAGCCCGTGAACGCCAGCACGACCATGCACACCAAGTGGATCCAGTGCGTCACGCGCGCGGGGAACGGGTGGGCTTCCTTGTATGCACCGTGAGACATGGGCCTCAGCCCCCGATGCCGTACGGCTTGCTGAAGA
This region of Actinomycetota bacterium genomic DNA includes:
- the cybH gene encoding Ni/Fe-hydrogenase, b-type cytochrome subunit is translated as MSHGAYKEAHPFPARVTHWIHLVCMVVLAFTGFFIHFPFSTASMELMRSLHFVCMWLVLINLVIRFVLVFTLRDANVKGTREVAPDWINWIPQPENKGKFLRTIGYYLFVVKKHPRTGKYNPLQKLAYVAMQVFLVLQGITGFAIYGPTDQVFAGLTDAVGGLMVMRMAHYFIMWVFILITMIHVYLSCAEDVEALPLMFLGKETPAPEH